Genomic DNA from Hypomesus transpacificus isolate Combined female chromosome 19, fHypTra1, whole genome shotgun sequence:
GGTAAATAATTATTCTATAGTCTTCATTAAACAGTAAGCATAGATTTTAGGCACACCAATAACCAGGTTATTTAACCAGGTTTGAGATGATATATTTGTTCATACAGTGGGTAAgacccatttattaaaaaacaCAAAGTTACTGGGTGGTTCCGTTCATACTAAAGTCCTGTTTGGAAGAAGTAGTGCTGTTAGGTTCTGAAATAAATATAAGACTTTCATTGGAACCTCTTTAACTTTGGATTGATGTACTTTAACAATATTTGGGTTGCGTGACAATATATCTGGTGACAAATGAGACAGTACTCTTTAAACAGCTCTTGCTTTTTTAAATACCATAAATCAAAGGAAGTTCGGACGTCATGTGGCGGATACTAGTGCTAAGCGAGGCATGTGCGTAGCAGACAAGACCCATGTAATAGCTGGTGTAAGGTAAAAGGATACAGTTTTCATCCCCATCTGTGTTCCGTGGAGGCCCAGGCATGTTGAGCAGGACTAGACGAGCGTCATGAGATCTGTTTACGATTACTTCGTTAAGCTTCACAGCCGTGTGCATTCGGCGGACGTTGGACTGGTCTCTGCAATGCACAAATACACGCACAGGAACACATAAATACACTGAACACATAATTGAAGGCTTGACACCAAATATGGAGAGGCGCCAGAGCACAGCTGTGACACGTACGGTTTGAGACTAATGAGTTCTCGGAAGTTCTCCGGGGCATtgtttctgttcctcctctcagcTTCACATTTCTCCCTGGTCCAGGTCATCTGAATCTTATCTGGAATGGGTTctaccacttcctcctcctcgtccgagTACAAACTGCCCATACGCACCAGGGAGTGTCTGTCCTTCACCAGCTGAGCCTGTAGTGTGCAAATTCATGGATCCACATAGGTCAACATAGGTCTAaccattcacacacattcactcagtGACTCGGTTGTTATGGCTGTGAAACATGATGGCACATCCAGGTGTGTGAAGTATGTGTACatacctctctatctctctctgcactgGACAATCTCATCTGTCTCAGCATTTGGGACCTCTGCTCCATCATTAGCGTGCGCTCGTACGTGTACGCTGAGATGTCACTGTCATGCTGACCGGAACCAAAATGGTGTTTTATTAGCATGTCTGCCAAGAGTAACATGTACTGGCTCTGCTTGATGAATACCCAACGTGGGGCAAAGTTATTGGGCCTTTGAATGGGTCCTCaccatctccaccacctccacctctgccTCAATCCTCAGCTGGTAAAGAAAGGTTGCCAGGTCCTTCTTCATCTGGATGCTGTTGTCCTCCATCTGAGCCACGGTGAAGATACGCATCTTGCATTTCTTCCAAACCTGAAAATGCAGTTATGATGTGGTTTTTAGGGCTGTAGGGCGATTCTCTAAGTCCTGTATGGTGATAACTGTTCCAGAGGGTtcagaggggacaggaagtTCCTTACCTTGTGCTGTTTGAGCAGAAAAGGCAGCAGCATGAGCATGCCTCCGTCATGGACAATCCACCACACGTCGATGGTCCCATCGGTGAAGCGCTCGTGATTGCTGGGGTAGAAGGACACATTCTTGGGCACCATGAGGGCCAGGTGGGCAGCTGTGGTGCAACGGACTGTGTCTGCAcatgtgaggggggaggatacACGGAGAGACAAGGACAACAGACTCATTAGGTACTAGAAAGTTGAGAAATATGATTATGGAGAAGTTGGGTTTCTATATCTTCAAATGCAAAGTGAGACATAAGTCAACATTGACATATAGAACACCAAAGTATTGTTGTCATTTAAGCAGCAATTGGAAAATGGAAAAGCTCTTGGCGATAGAGCATGCAGTGCATGGCTGAGGTGACTAAGGTTAGGGTCTTACTAATGAAGGTCTTCCAGGCGCGTGGGTCCTCGCTCTGCCTCCACCCATAGGGCCAGCCCATCACCACTGTGTTGTGTTTCATACCCCCCAAACCACAGGACTGGATCAGGTGGGTGATGCCCTCTCGCACCTTGGACGCCACCACCACCTGGCAGAAGCCCTTGACTCTCTCGATCTCCATCATGTTCTTGATGGCCTGCTCCGAAGCCTGCGTCTCCCCATAGCTGTCCAGGAAGTTGCCCTGGATGACGGAGCCCACAATGGTCAGGCCTTTGCCTGCCTTCAGCTGGGAGGCGAAAGTAAGCAAGCGAGGGTACTTCACGTGAAGGTCCTCATCCAGCTTTAGCAGGACAAGCACCTGGGGCCTGTAgtagagagggagtggagaTAAGGTACTTGGGGAGCTGCCAGAGAATAACGAGAATACACCGCCACGTGCAAACTCCATCATGACTGACTGAGAGAAACAGTTGTGCGGAATGCATTGAGGGGTGATTTCAAAAGAACAAAAGGGGGGGGGATCTCACCTCCAGTTTTTAGTGTGTGGGGGTCCTGCTTCTAGCCGCAAAAGGGCATAGCGTGCTCCACTTAAAGACAAGCCTCTGATCCCATCTCCCCACTCTTTCTCAGCTCTGtcggaaggagagacagagatgtcaACATTCTTTACCATTTCCCCCTGTGTCGAGGCAGACTTGCTTGTTGCGCGTGGTTGAGGCACCAGACATACCCCTGGTATTCGATGTACTTGTAGATCATGCCAGCGATGCCCATGGCCACAATTGCATAGTACCAGGAGGAGATAAACATCAGCCCCAGACACATGCTCATGCCTAGGAAAGACAGAGCCCTGTGGGGGGAACAGATGTCTAAAAAACcaagcacacaagcacaaatACATACCAGCTGGAATCtaacacacagtcagtcagcccATCTATAATACATATGCTGGCTGGAACATTATTACCGGTAGTGATGCATGGAAGGCACGTCATCTGTCAATACTTCCCTTTTAAAGTGCTAGGCCATTCAAATAAAACTGTCACCACAGTATTAAAATGTGTGCCCAACTTTCCCACGCACATACAAATGGGCTCTAAATAATTTGTGTTTCCCAATCTATAACAAAAAGCACATGACTACTGGGCACTCACCAGTGGTAATATTTAAATCTGGGCCTCCAGTTGGGTGTCCTGAGCAGGGTTTGAACTGCGCAGGCTAAGTTCACGAACAGATAGCACATCAAGAAGAACCTGTCGAACATAAACAGTATTTGAATCCGACTTTGCCTAATATAATAATTGTAAATGTCTTTCTTGACAAAGTATTCTGAAGAGAGAAGGTTAGCCACGAGAAAGCATTTCCTTGTATTTACAAAATGTAATGGACTACCTAGGAACTTGCTACTGCTTTGGATTTACATTTCGATGCACACTGCATACTGTaacaggtggctgagcggttagggaatcgggctagtaatcataaggttgccggttggattcccggccgtgcaaaattacgttgtgtccttgggcaaggcacttcaccctacttgcctcgggggaatgtccctgtacttactgtaagtccctctggataagagcgtctgctaaatgactaaatgtaaatatcccaAAGTGACCTAACTTCTACACACATATCAAGTGAGTACTGAGTGCTGTACACAGAGCTGTGAAATGTTTGTCTGAAAGTCAAGGATTTAAATAGAGTATTCTGGGAGGTCTAACTCCTTCAAGCATGTCTGTGAGATGGAATGGAACAGTTCTCTGGAGAGAATGTGGTTTAGATTAGTGACAAAAATGTTAAATGCTTTGTTTTCCTCCCAAGCACATGTCAATTGTATCTTAATGTGTGTGAagttgtgtgtggagagagtgtgtgtgtgtgtgtactcaacTCACATGGAGAGGATTGGTGCCACCATGTCTAGCGAGGCGATGAGGATGCCCAACTCAGCGATGAGTCCGGTCAGTAACAAAGCCCACGTGGGCTCCCCATTGGCCTTCCCATGCCCAAATACCTGCACAACCAATCAGGTTACCAGTCAATCACAATCAACAAATCAGATCTGTTCCGCAAACTATGATCTACACGAGTCTATATCCATCTCCAGTGGATGGTGCTGCTGATGAACttgtgtgactgacaggtgtggcAGCCTACCCTGAGAAAGGGGATGATGTTGTCCTTGGCGATGGCCTGTAATAGGCGTGGGGCTCCTGTCAAGGActgtagccccgcccccacGGTGGAAAAGAAGGAACCAATGACAATGACCCAGGGGGAGGGCCAGGAGAGCGTGCCCACCACCAGGGTCTTATTGACCGCGTCGCCAAACCTGCAGGACACAACAGGACACATACACTTCTTAGTGTGACTCTGACTATATACATCGAAAAGCTATGGAATTCTGATCCTAGCTCTTCTGCTGCCTTTTGTATATACACCATTTTTATACTTTGGATAAAGTAATATGCTAAATAAAAGGATTGATTTAATAAAATGCAAATGTCATGTTATGTTAGCAGGGTAAGAGACTCCTAATAAGCTCCAATTATTCTATGTACAGAAGATCACGCCACATGATTTGGTGTTGTTTACTTTGGTGGAGAGCTACAGTAACAAGAGCACACACAGTCAAATGTGCAATGTGTGTAAAAGGCATGAGGTTCTCTCACTTGTCTCTCAGTACCACTCCTTCAATGCAGGCCCCAAACAAAACCACTGAGCTGAAATCTGAATACAGGAAGTTAAGGGAGAAAAACAGACCCACAGCTGGGTCTCATCTATTTTGGTGGTAGTTGTCAATGAAACCTGTCCACTTTAGCAAAAGCCTATTGAGTGAAGGATACAAACTAGGGAGGTGGTTGTTATGGCTAAGATTGTTCCTACAGGAATTGACTTCTGAGCATCCTTGAGATCTCCCGATCTGTTAGAGCCTGCCATGATACCTGCAAGTATTCATAAAAATGATTCAGTATCTCCATGTCAATCATTGTGTGGGCGGTTATCATGATTCTTGGAAGtttggttgccaggtttggatTGACAGGTTTACCTGTAGCTGAGGGAAAGAAGATTCCCACCAGGAGGGTGAAGGATGTAGCGATGTCTGCAGACACGTAAAGGCCGAAGCTCTCCATGGCACCATGTGCATCCATTGAGGGCAGACCTGCTTTCTCTAGCATCTGCCCTTTCTCCAGGTAGTCTCCCCACATGttatctgcacacacaccagggtttTACAGAAAGCCTCGGAAAACCAACATACAGATGACGATTCTCTTTGCAGTACAAAGTGTGGATGTTAGCGAGCCCACCTCTAATGATGCCACTGGCCATGCCAGGAATGCCCTGGATCTCCGTCACGTTGTTGAGGCTGAAGTAGTCATCACACTGAGAGCTGCTCATGTTTCCCTGCCCGCAAAAGTTCTTCCACAGCTGAGTGGGCTCAGTCTCGTTGCCCACAAGAACAGTCTTGGCACACACGTCAAACAGATCTCTGACCAACGTCCTGTTGCCCAACATACAGATCCTGCACCAAAAAACTACATTTTAACAGGATGAAGTTTCAGCATGTTCATCATAAATTAGGGCGAGAAAATACAGAACGTACAAAACAAGCGTTTGTTTCCTCTCGAcaaagaacaaaacaaacagtcTTCTAACTTCCTGTTTAGACAAGAATAGTTAACCTTCTGTCCTTCACAGACTCACGGAAATTCTGGGGGGTGGAAGATGGATTTAATTGCCCCTGCATAGATGGACACGATAGAGATGATGACACAAGCCAGGAAGAGCGAAGCCAGCTTGTTGACATATTTGACCCCAACGAAGACCACCACTCCCatgaggcagaggcagatggTGCCGTACACCCTCATGTTGTTGAGCATGGCACTGTCACCCCCATGAGGGTCTGTGGCATGGAAGATGGCCGCCTGAGGGACAAGGTATTTCTGaggagaaaaaacaacaacaatgaaaGGATTTTCATTGACGTTTCATTGTAATATCaaagtaaaacttttttttttcataaggATTATTTTCTATGTTTTTAAGTTGAGAGATGGGTACCGAACAAAACTCACCAGGAAGATCTCGATGGCTCCCAGTATATACATGGCAGCTGCAAAGGTGGTTCCCAGGTAAAAACACAATCCAACAGCGCCCCCAAACTCTGGACCCAGGGATCGCGAGATCATGAAGTATGCCCCTCCAGCTATCCCACCCCGATCAGGACAGAAAAGAGTCACTATGGTTACCGGGACTGAAATGTATTACAAAGAGTTcatttgaaaaaatatttccaCAAAGGTACAAACTTACCTGGCACGACCCCATTTGTGGCTATAGCACTCATAGATATTGCGGTGAGCATTGTCTGCAAACAGATATGTATATGTACATTTCAAGCAATAAGATAGCAACATGATATCATCAGTGGTTGCCTGGGATTGTTGTACATTTAACTACTTCATAGGAAAATTCCAATAATTTAgaattgtgtgtggatgtgctgaCTTGTTAATTGCAGCCACAGGGCAGTGACCCAGTTTCATGAGGATGTTTTTCATGGCATCAAGAACtgagtgtgtaactgtgtgtgtgtgtttgtgtttgtgtttgtgtgtgtgtgtgtgtgtgtgtgtgtctactaaCGCAGGAGCAGCACATAAAAACGATGAGGAAAGACTGGACAATGCCAGCCGTCCCAACGATCCAGGTCAGCCGAAGGAAAAGGATGACACCAAAGATATTCTGTAGGCAGGGCAGGTACACCCCCATCAGGGTGCCCATGTTGGGGgactgcaaacacacagagaaaggacATTGAAATGCTACAGTGGGACAGGATGTTGACAAGCACTCCAAACATGGCCCACTGGAAAGAGCTTATTGATTGTGTATTGATGTGGTGTATGGTGTAGGTCAATGCCTTTTGTTTTCAGCTTGGTGTTATACCAGCCAAATTTGTGGCACTGGCCACCATCAGCCCAAAATAGAGATACACTAAAACAGAAGTAGATGTATGGAGGatgaaaggaaaaaaatactatccaaaaagaaagaaaaaaagagcgaTTGGAAAGAAAGAATGTTGTAGAAGAGAAAAACAGAAATAAAGAACAGAGTTAGATACATAGAAATTGCGCCCTCCATCAAGTgggtgtgacctctgaccttagGTGCCTTGTTGCGGGCTGGGCCGGCGCTCTCGGCATCCTCATGCTCCTTGGCCCCCTGGGTGATGCTGGTGTAGCTGACCAGGCGGCTGAGGAGTGAAGACACCTTAGGACGGATGTCCAACTCCTCCTGCAGATGGGGAATACACAGGTGAAATTATATTCCATTAGGTTATTTTAATACAAACAGCTCTTTATATGATGTGGTGCTGTTCATAGTGTGGCAAGCAGACCTGTGTAGCGACGATGAATACCACTGGATTCCACATAGTATAGAGCATAACAACAGTTTAACACCTTTTCACCCTGACCCATGTCTCTCAACACATAAAACGGGATTTATGAAGATAAAGTCACACTTCTTTATTTTGTCAAAGTTAATTAAGATTTTAAGCTGCTTACTGACCTCAAACAACGCCAGGTTTCTGTCATAAAAATCATTCTTCTTGGCTGCAGATTCTGCACTGTTGAGAAACGGACTGTCCTCCTTATGATTCCCAAGTcctgagaaggaagagaggaagttgAGGATGTGTAGAGGCAGAGGATGGTGAGATGGATATTGTCTCTAAACTCCATCTAGTTTAGCTCTCTTTTTGAATCTCTGACATATGACAGGATGTTGAGCATGAGCTTTTGGCTTCAGATCTATTCTGGCAAAGTTTAAGTTTAGTAAACACACGTCGCAAAACTAAAACTGAGAAAATGTATGTTGTAATTTGTACAGTTCCCAATATTAATATATTGTACAGTATCAATCCAGTATTAATGAATGACTGAATTGAAAATAAACTTGACGTCAAAACTgagcaaaacagaaaaaaaaggtaAGTAGAAGATCACATAAAATTCCTGTCTCACTCAGAGTCTGTTTCCAGACAGGCAAGCAAAGACAAGGTCAAATTCCTGGGGTATAACCGCAGAGTAGTTAAGTGAGCTCTCGGACATACACCCACAGACTTCATCAGCTACCTTGAGCATTCAAAAAAGATCTGAAAATCACCAGAGCCTGCCAACTTCTCTTCAATAAAATGCCCATGCAGCCCAAAGTAAACCAAACACACCTACCGGTAGTCTGTGCCTCAAATAAATAACTAAATAAATCACCCACTTTTCAAACAATGGCTCTGCATAAAACTAATTTCAATATGCCCAATGCTCTTCCCTGTCTCCTACCAGAATGGACTCCATCCCTGTTATCCTGCAGTTCTCTCACCTGTGTCCTGTGCCCCATTGCCAGTGGTGGTGCTGGGGGTGAGCATGCTTCCACACGCTGCACAGGCAGCTACACAATCTGTGCTCTGGCTTTGGAGTATGGTCCTAGCCAGGCATCATCGCGGACACCCAGTTACCCAGGGAAAACTCTCACTGTGGGGCCCGATCCAGGGCAAGCATGCGTgcaggtcacacacacgcacacacacccacacacacacacatgcttgtgtAAGGGGTATTAGCTTGCACACATGCAAGTTTGCACAATAATTGGAgcacatgcatacatgc
This window encodes:
- the slc12a4 gene encoding solute carrier family 12 member 4 isoform X1 gives rise to the protein MPHFTVVPVEDSAQSNYDSLEGINWVDYRDTGQSYPGNLDTVSSDGLGNHKEDSPFLNSAESAAKKNDFYDRNLALFEEELDIRPKVSSLLSRLVSYTSITQGAKEHEDAESAGPARNKAPKSPNMGTLMGVYLPCLQNIFGVILFLRLTWIVGTAGIVQSFLIVFMCCSCTMLTAISMSAIATNGVVPAGGAYFMISRSLGPEFGGAVGLCFYLGTTFAAAMYILGAIEIFLKYLVPQAAIFHATDPHGGDSAMLNNMRVYGTICLCLMGVVVFVGVKYVNKLASLFLACVIISIVSIYAGAIKSIFHPPEFPICMLGNRTLVRDLFDVCAKTVLVGNETEPTQLWKNFCGQGNMSSSQCDDYFSLNNVTEIQGIPGMASGIIRDNMWGDYLEKGQMLEKAGLPSMDAHGAMESFGLYVSADIATSFTLLVGIFFPSATGIMAGSNRSGDLKDAQKSIPVGTILAITTTSLVYFSSVVLFGACIEGVVLRDKFGDAVNKTLVVGTLSWPSPWVIVIGSFFSTVGAGLQSLTGAPRLLQAIAKDNIIPFLRVFGHGKANGEPTWALLLTGLIAELGILIASLDMVAPILSMFFLMCYLFVNLACAVQTLLRTPNWRPRFKYYHWALSFLGMSMCLGLMFISSWYYAIVAMGIAGMIYKYIEYQGAEKEWGDGIRGLSLSGARYALLRLEAGPPHTKNWRPQVLVLLKLDEDLHVKYPRLLTFASQLKAGKGLTIVGSVIQGNFLDSYGETQASEQAIKNMMEIERVKGFCQVVVASKVREGITHLIQSCGLGGMKHNTVVMGWPYGWRQSEDPRAWKTFINTVRCTTAAHLALMVPKNVSFYPSNHERFTDGTIDVWWIVHDGGMLMLLPFLLKQHKVWKKCKMRIFTVAQMEDNSIQMKKDLATFLYQLRIEAEVEVVEMHDSDISAYTYERTLMMEQRSQMLRQMRLSSAERDREAQLVKDRHSLVRMGSLYSDEEEEVVEPIPDKIQMTWTREKCEAERRNRNNAPENFRELISLKPDQSNVRRMHTAVKLNEVIVNRSHDARLVLLNMPGPPRNTDGDENYMEFLEVLTEGLERVLLVRGGGREVITIYS
- the slc12a4 gene encoding solute carrier family 12 member 4 isoform X2, producing the protein MLTPSTTTGNGAQDTGLGNHKEDSPFLNSAESAAKKNDFYDRNLALFEEELDIRPKVSSLLSRLVSYTSITQGAKEHEDAESAGPARNKAPKSPNMGTLMGVYLPCLQNIFGVILFLRLTWIVGTAGIVQSFLIVFMCCSCTMLTAISMSAIATNGVVPAGGAYFMISRSLGPEFGGAVGLCFYLGTTFAAAMYILGAIEIFLKYLVPQAAIFHATDPHGGDSAMLNNMRVYGTICLCLMGVVVFVGVKYVNKLASLFLACVIISIVSIYAGAIKSIFHPPEFPICMLGNRTLVRDLFDVCAKTVLVGNETEPTQLWKNFCGQGNMSSSQCDDYFSLNNVTEIQGIPGMASGIIRDNMWGDYLEKGQMLEKAGLPSMDAHGAMESFGLYVSADIATSFTLLVGIFFPSATGIMAGSNRSGDLKDAQKSIPVGTILAITTTSLVYFSSVVLFGACIEGVVLRDKFGDAVNKTLVVGTLSWPSPWVIVIGSFFSTVGAGLQSLTGAPRLLQAIAKDNIIPFLRVFGHGKANGEPTWALLLTGLIAELGILIASLDMVAPILSMFFLMCYLFVNLACAVQTLLRTPNWRPRFKYYHWALSFLGMSMCLGLMFISSWYYAIVAMGIAGMIYKYIEYQGAEKEWGDGIRGLSLSGARYALLRLEAGPPHTKNWRPQVLVLLKLDEDLHVKYPRLLTFASQLKAGKGLTIVGSVIQGNFLDSYGETQASEQAIKNMMEIERVKGFCQVVVASKVREGITHLIQSCGLGGMKHNTVVMGWPYGWRQSEDPRAWKTFINTVRCTTAAHLALMVPKNVSFYPSNHERFTDGTIDVWWIVHDGGMLMLLPFLLKQHKVWKKCKMRIFTVAQMEDNSIQMKKDLATFLYQLRIEAEVEVVEMHDSDISAYTYERTLMMEQRSQMLRQMRLSSAERDREAQLVKDRHSLVRMGSLYSDEEEEVVEPIPDKIQMTWTREKCEAERRNRNNAPENFRELISLKPDQSNVRRMHTAVKLNEVIVNRSHDARLVLLNMPGPPRNTDGDENYMEFLEVLTEGLERVLLVRGGGREVITIYS